The Pseudomonas multiresinivorans DNA window CGGCGAGAGCGGGCCGATCAGCGCCTCGGCGATGGCGCCGACCAGGCAGGCGGCAGTGAGTTGCACCGGCTGGGACTGGAACTCTCCGGTGGCGATACCCTGCTCCAGCAGCGTGGTGAACAGTGCGGCATAGGCTTCGCGGTAGACCAGGCGCTGCTCGTCCACCTCTGGATCAACTGGCTCGGCGATCAGCGCAAAGGCCAGTTGGCGGCTACCCCAGGCACGGGCGGCGAACTGGTGGAGGCCTCGATTCAGGCGCTCGGCGGCGCTGCCCGAATCCTTCAGTAGCACGCCCAAGGCATCGACCTCGCGCTGGCTGGCGCGGGCGAAGACTTCGGCGGCCAGTTCGCCCTTGCCGCTGAAGTGCCGATAGAGGCTGCCGGTGGCGATGCCAGCGTCATCCGCCAGGCTCTGCATGGTCAGCGCGGCGAAGCCGCCGTCGGCAACCCGCGCCAGCGCCAGCTCGAGGATGCGCTCGCGCTGTTCACCGTCCTTTTGCAAGCGGGCCTCGGTTTGCCGGTAAGCCATGGTCTGAACCCTGATTCATTGCATTGAAAGCAGTGAATCACGGTTCAGACTTTACCTGAAAGGGACATTCCCGCCACGGACGGGGCGATTCTGGCCAAACCGCCACCGCCCGTAACGATGATTACCAGAGCGGCATCTGGTAGCTGACGATGACCCGTGTTTCGTCGATGTCGTTGCCGAAGTCGCTGCGGAAGGCGCCGTTACGCACCTTGAAACCAAGGTTCTTGAACGGGCCGTTCTGCACCACGTAGCCGATGTCGGTGTCGCGCTCCCATTCCTTGCCGCGCCCCTGGCCGTTGAGCAGGTCGATGTGGTCGCCCTGCAGGTAGCGCGTCATGAAGGTCAGGCCGGGCAGGCCAAGGCCGGCGAAGTCATAGTCGTAGCGCGCCTGCCAGGAGCGTTCGTCCTTGTTGGCGAAGTCGCCGATCTGCACGAAGTTGGTCAGGTACGGGTCGGTGCCGGACAGGTAGGCGAAGCCGGTGTCGCCGGACATGCGCTGGTAGCCCACGCCGAAGCCGCTGCCGCCGATGCGGTAGGTGAACAGTGCGTTGAGCGCGCGGTTGTCGACATTGCTGCCGCCATCATCGGTGGAACTCGCCCAGCGGATGTCGGACTTGAGCGACTGGCCCTCGGCGATGGGCAGCGTGTGGACCACGCTCAGGTAGTGCTGGCGGTAGAAGTTTTCCAGGCCGCCGTAGTGGTAGCTGGTGCTGAGGTTATCGGTCCAGCGGTAGGTGCCGCCGGCGAGGTTGAAGCGGTCGCTGCTGGTATGGCTGCCGAGCACGATGTTGCGCTTGTTGCCACGGGTCATCGACAGGTCTTCGTCGTTGGTCGAGTCGCGTTGCTTCACCTGGCGCAGCTGGCCGAGTTGCGCGGTGAGGCCGTCGATCTCGTTGATCTCGGCGAGGCCACCCTGGAAGGTCTGCGGGTGCAGGCGGGTATCGTTGTACTGCACCACCGGCATTTTCGGCAGCAGCGTGCCGACCTTCAGGGTGCTCTTGGAGGCACGCAGCTTGGCGGTCACGCCCAGGTCGCTGTAGTCGTCGGCGGCGCGCTTGTCGCTGGCCGAATACGGCAGCAGGCCGGAGCCGGTACGGTCGGGGCTGGAGTCCAGCTTGATGCCCAGCAGGCCGAGCGCATCGACGCCCACGCCGACCGTGCCCTCGGTGTAGCCCGACTCGAAGCGCAGCAGGAAACCCTGCGCCCACTCCTCGGATTTCGACTGCGCGGCACCGCTCTGGCGATAGTCGCGGTTGAAGTAGAAATTGCGCAGTTCCAGGTTGGCCTTGCTGTCCGCGATGAAGTCCGCGTGGGCGAACAGAGGCAGGCAGGCGAAGCTCGAAACGAGCGCCCGTACGGGAAGATTTTTCATTGTTGTTGTCTCTTCGTCAGGTGAGGTGAAGGCGGCGCCGCTGCTGTCTGGAAGTCAGTACGAGCCCCTCTCCCCCGCCCTCTCCCTGAAGGGAGAGGGAGCTGACCGTGCCGGCTGATGCAGTGGTGTGATCCTGCACCGGACAGTCCCCTCTCCCTTCAGGGAGAGGGTTAGGGAGAGGGAGCCTCCGCGCATAGCCTCCAGAAGAAACGCTTGCTCCCACGCCGCCACATGGAAAATCACTGGATAAGCAAACCCTCCAGTCGCTCGCGGATCAGCTCGCGCGCCTGCTCGACGATGCCGCGCAGCAGTTCCTTGCAGCTCGGTTCGTCATCGATCAGGCCCTGGACCATGCCCGCCGACCAGATGCCCAGGTCGGTGTCGCCCTGCTCGTAGACCGTGCGCCCGCGCAGGCCGCTGACCAGGGTGGCGATGTCGGCATAGGTGGCGTTGCCGCGCGCCTCGATGGCCAGCACTTCCTGGCTGATGGCATTGCGCGCGACCCGTGCGCTGTTGCGCAGCGAACGCATGATCACGTCGGTGGAGCGCTCGTCGGCGGCGCGGATGGCCGCCTTGACCTGCGGGTGGATCGGGCATTCGCGGGTGCTGAGAAAACGCGTACCCATGTTGATCGCATCGGCCCCCAGCGCCAGCGCCGCCACCAGCCCTCGGCCGTCGGCGAAACCACCGGAAGCGATGATCGGCACACGCAGCCGGTTGGCCGCGGCGGGCAGCAATACCAGGCCGGGAATGTCATCCTCGCCCGGATGCCCGGCGCACTCGAAGCCGTCGATGGACACCGCGTCGACACCCAGTTGCTCGGCCTTGAGCGCATGGCGCACCGCCGTGCACTTGTGGATAACCTTGACCCCATGCTGGCGGAACTCGGCGATGTGCTCGCCGGGATTGTTCCCGGCGGTTTCGACGACGCGGATGCCACTCTCGATGATCACCGCGCGGTACTCGGCGTAGGGGATCGGCTTCTGCGTCGGCAGCAGCGTCAGGTTGACGCCGAAGGGCTTGTCGGTGAGTTCGCGGCAACGCGCGATCTCGTCGGCCAGCGCCTGCGGGGTCGGCTGGGTCAGCGCCGAGAGCGTCGCCAGGCCACCGGCGTTGGCCACCGCTGCCGCCATCTCGGCGCGGCCCACCCACTGCATGCCGCCCTGCATGATCGGGTGTTCGACGCCGAAGGTTTCGGTGAATCGGGTCTTGAACATGCGCCTGTCCTCCGAAGGGTCAGATCGGGTCCCAGGAGAACACGTCCGGGCTGCGCGCCAGGTCCATGAAGCTGCCGCGCAGCGCCGGCATGCCGTGCTCGGCAATGCTCTGCGGGGTCCAGCCGTTGTCGCTGTGCACGCTGCGCAGCGGGCGACTCTGGCTCATCAGGAAGATCTCGTGGTTGCGCGCGGCGAACACCTGGCCGTTGACCGCACTGGCGGCATCGGAGGCGAGGTACACGGCCAGCGGCGCGTTCTTGTCCGGAGTCATGCGTTGCAGGTTTTCCACCCGCGCTTTCTGCTCCGGGGTCTCGGCCGGGATGGAGTCGGTCATGCGGCTCCAGGCGAAGGGCGCGATGCAGTTGGAGCGCACGTTGTAGCGCTGCATGTCGAGGGCGATGGATTTGCTCAGGGCGACGATGCCCAGCTTGGCCGCCGAGTAGTTGGCCTGGCCGAAGTTGCCGATCAGCCCCGAGGTGCTGGTCATGTGCACGAAGGCGCCGCTGTTCTGCGCGCGGAAGTGCTCGGCGGCGGCGCGGCTGACGAAGAAGCTGCCGTTGAGGTGCACGTTGATCACCGACAGCCAGTCCTCGGCGCTCATCTTGTGGAAGATGGTGTCGCGCAGGATGCCGGCATTGTTGACCACGATGTCGACGCGGCCGAAGGCATCGATGGCGCTGGAGACGATGCGCCGCGCGCTGTCCCAGTCCGACACGCTGTCGGTATTGATGGCGCCGTCGCCGCCGCGCTGGCGGATCAGCCCGAGGGTTTCCTCGGCCGGGGAAGCCGAGCCGCCCTCGCCCTGCAGGGACACGCCGATATCGTTGATCAGTACCCGCGCACCGCTGTCGGCCAGGGCCAGGGCGATCTCGCGGCCAATGCCGCCACCGGCGCCGGTGACGATCGCTACCTTGCCTTCGTTGAGTCGTTGGGTCATTGCTCGTTCCTTACTTCAATTCGTGTTTGAGGTTCGTTGTGCGCACGATCAGCTCGGCAGGCCGAGCACGGCCTTGGCCAGGATGTTGCGCTGGATCTCGTTGGTGCCGCCGTAGATGGTGGTGGGCCGCGACTGGATGAAGATGCCCGCCGGGTGCAGTTCAGGGTCGTCGCTGAAGGGGTTGAGCAGCGCCGAATCGGCGCCGGCGATCTCCAGTCCCAGCTCGCTGATGCGCTGGTACAGCTCGGACTGGTGGATCTTCAGCAGGGAAACATCCGGGCCCAGCTCCTCGCCGCGCCGCAGGCGTTCGGCGAAGCGCTCGTAGAGCGCCTTGTGGCAGTCCAGGTCCATGCTCAGCGCGGCGAAGCGCTGGGCGAACACCGGGTCGTCCCACAGGCCCTGGTGACGGGCCAGGCGCACCAGGCGCTCAAGGGCGAAGGTGGCCTGCTTGGGCGAGCCGAGGAAGATGCGCTCGAAACCGAGCAGTGCCTTGGCCATCCCCCAGCCGTGGTTGACCGCGCCGACGAGGTTCGCCTCCGGCACGCGCACATCGTTGAAGAACACCTCGCAGAATTCGCCCTGCAGTTCGAGGTTGAGGATCGGCCGCACCTCGACACCGGGGCTGTCCATCGGCACCAGCAGGAAGCTGATGCCCTGCT harbors:
- a CDS encoding TetR/AcrR family transcriptional regulator — encoded protein: MAYRQTEARLQKDGEQRERILELALARVADGGFAALTMQSLADDAGIATGSLYRHFSGKGELAAEVFARASQREVDALGVLLKDSGSAAERLNRGLHQFAARAWGSRQLAFALIAEPVDPEVDEQRLVYREAYAALFTTLLEQGIATGEFQSQPVQLTAACLVGAIAEALIGPLSPPARAARDAGESKVSLEDVSDALVNFCLRAVGAFPAALPKPARPTPVMEDQP
- a CDS encoding OprD family porin, with product MKNLPVRALVSSFACLPLFAHADFIADSKANLELRNFYFNRDYRQSGAAQSKSEEWAQGFLLRFESGYTEGTVGVGVDALGLLGIKLDSSPDRTGSGLLPYSASDKRAADDYSDLGVTAKLRASKSTLKVGTLLPKMPVVQYNDTRLHPQTFQGGLAEINEIDGLTAQLGQLRQVKQRDSTNDEDLSMTRGNKRNIVLGSHTSSDRFNLAGGTYRWTDNLSTSYHYGGLENFYRQHYLSVVHTLPIAEGQSLKSDIRWASSTDDGGSNVDNRALNALFTYRIGGSGFGVGYQRMSGDTGFAYLSGTDPYLTNFVQIGDFANKDERSWQARYDYDFAGLGLPGLTFMTRYLQGDHIDLLNGQGRGKEWERDTDIGYVVQNGPFKNLGFKVRNGAFRSDFGNDIDETRVIVSYQMPLW
- a CDS encoding NADH:ubiquinone reductase gives rise to the protein MFKTRFTETFGVEHPIMQGGMQWVGRAEMAAAVANAGGLATLSALTQPTPQALADEIARCRELTDKPFGVNLTLLPTQKPIPYAEYRAVIIESGIRVVETAGNNPGEHIAEFRQHGVKVIHKCTAVRHALKAEQLGVDAVSIDGFECAGHPGEDDIPGLVLLPAAANRLRVPIIASGGFADGRGLVAALALGADAINMGTRFLSTRECPIHPQVKAAIRAADERSTDVIMRSLRNSARVARNAISQEVLAIEARGNATYADIATLVSGLRGRTVYEQGDTDLGIWSAGMVQGLIDDEPSCKELLRGIVEQARELIRERLEGLLIQ
- a CDS encoding SDR family NAD(P)-dependent oxidoreductase, encoding MTQRLNEGKVAIVTGAGGGIGREIALALADSGARVLINDIGVSLQGEGGSASPAEETLGLIRQRGGDGAINTDSVSDWDSARRIVSSAIDAFGRVDIVVNNAGILRDTIFHKMSAEDWLSVINVHLNGSFFVSRAAAEHFRAQNSGAFVHMTSTSGLIGNFGQANYSAAKLGIVALSKSIALDMQRYNVRSNCIAPFAWSRMTDSIPAETPEQKARVENLQRMTPDKNAPLAVYLASDAASAVNGQVFAARNHEIFLMSQSRPLRSVHSDNGWTPQSIAEHGMPALRGSFMDLARSPDVFSWDPI
- a CDS encoding acyl-CoA dehydrogenase family protein; this encodes MTDYNALEDGEFRRLVREWVAANYPQRIRNPAHRLGRDDTWEWYQALSRQGWLCPGWPVQFGGMGLSAGKQLIMIEEMENYGCARLPDSGITMLGPLLIRYGTDAQRERFLPRILSGEDIWCQGYSEPNAGSDLASLRTEAVLRDGEWVINGQKTWTTMGTEANWIFVLARTERSAKAQQGISFLLVPMDSPGVEVRPILNLELQGEFCEVFFNDVRVPEANLVGAVNHGWGMAKALLGFERIFLGSPKQATFALERLVRLARHQGLWDDPVFAQRFAALSMDLDCHKALYERFAERLRRGEELGPDVSLLKIHQSELYQRISELGLEIAGADSALLNPFSDDPELHPAGIFIQSRPTTIYGGTNEIQRNILAKAVLGLPS